The following coding sequences lie in one Montipora foliosa isolate CH-2021 chromosome 11, ASM3666993v2, whole genome shotgun sequence genomic window:
- the LOC137975375 gene encoding uncharacterized protein translates to MALRLIVGVLKRKFPNVPVITTDELQNLMKTSQARRKLVLLDTREENEYKVSHLSKAVRLNPEETDMSKVIKMIQEKAGPPETDPKTVVCYCAVGYRASIMSQRLLDELKKQQNTSMKPDLDVYSLEGAVFKWANERKELVDPNGNSTPMVHGIDRLWGNLVFKDIKKLDP, encoded by the exons ATGGCTTTAAGACTAATTGTCGGCGTTTTAAAGAGGAAATTTCCTAACGTTCCAGTGATAACAACCGATGAACTTCAAAACCTTATGAAAACGTCCCAGGCACGACGAAAACTCGTTCTGCTG GACACGCGTGAAGAAAATGAGTATAAAGTGAGTCATCTTTCCAAGGCAGTGAGGCTCAATCCCGAGGAAACTGACATGTCCAAGGTCATCAAAATGATCCAGGAGAAAG cGGGACCTCCAGAAACAGATCCAAAAACAGTGGTGTGCTACTGTGCTGTGGGTTACCGGGCAAGTATCATGTCACAGCGGTTGTTAGACGAGTTAAAAAAGCAGCAAAATACAAGTATGAAGCCAGACTTGGATGTGTACAGTTTGGAAGGTGCTGTTTTTAAATGGGCCAATGAAAGGAAGGAGCTTGTGGACCCTAATGGCAACAGCACACCCATGGTCCATGGAATTGATAGACTATGGGGAAATTTGGTGTTTAAAGACATAAAAAAACTAGACCCTTAG